CTTAGGTAAGGTAGTGTaagttatcaggagaaagcgctaagccagtgtgactatcccacttggaagggatatgaggacaaggagctgggatatgaggacaaggagctgggatatgaggacaaggagctgggatatgaggacaaggagctgggatatgaggacaaggagctgggatatgaggacaaggagctgggatatgaggacgaggagctgggatatgaggacaaggagctgggatatgaggacaaggagctgggatataaggataaggagctgggatatgaggacaaggagctgggatataaggataaggagctgggatatgaggacaaggagctgggatatgaggacaaggagctgagatatgaggacaaggagctgggatatgaggacaaggagctgggatatgaggacaaggagctgggatatgtgcacaaggagctgggatatgaggacaaggagctgggatatgaggacaaggagctgggatatgaggacaaggagctgtggtACGAAGACAGAGTGAAGAAACTGTGACTAACCACTTGGACCGTCGGGAATCGAACTCCGACCCAGCAGGAAGCGAAGCCATCGCTCCAAAGACCAACAACTTAACCATATTCAATCAGTAATAAATCACTTAAAATTCACTCTATTATTTACTTACAAATTCTCTCTAAACTTTACAGTATCCAGTCAttggaaaataataatacaaattattgtttaaaaaatgtaaaaaaaatactatttacgtattttatatttttattaattgTAAAATTACCAGAAATATTAATTGTCAAAATAAAATTGGCATTTTGTGTTTACAATTAATAAAGGGATTTAAACGTTTAATATAAATAATTCATCCGTGTTAGTTGGGTGAGCAAATTACTCACATTCAGCCTATTTCTACGCGGCCACTTGGACTGGTTGACACTCTCTTCTTGCACGGTccacgttcgattcccgatggtccaagtgtttGGGTACCATTCCCTTACCCCGTCCTGAtaacccagcttcttgtcctcatatcccagcttcttgtcctcatatcccagctccttgtcctcatatcccagctccttgtcctcatatcccagctccttgtcctcatatcccagctccttgtcctcatatcccagctccttgtcctcatatcccagcttctggtcctcatatcccagcttctggtcctcatatcccagcttctggtcctcgtatcccagctccttgtcctcatatcccagctccttgtcctcatatcccagctccttgtcctcatatcccagctccttgtcctcatatcccagctccttgtcctcatatcccagctccttgtcctcatatcccagctccttgtcctcatatcccagctcctcgtccttatATGGGACTGGCATTTTGAGCTTTCACATAATTTTCTTGTTTCAGCCAATTTCTGTATTTGTTCTGAATAATAAAAAAAGTTgtcacatatatattgttacacaaGGAATGACATTTTCAGACGACGAATTGCCTCATTCGTCTGTTCTCTGAAAACCCAAATCCAGATATTGACAAATTTCCATTTGATAAAATCTTgtgtttaaaaatatatataagggCCTGAATTAACAAGTTGCTCCTTCTCCGAGAAAGGTATTTCATATCCCTTTCCAGGTAGGAGTGATGGGCTCTGAACCCGCGGTAATGGTTGTTTGGGGGAGAGTGGAAGATGGTTAGACCCCGCTGTACAGTGTAAAGTCACCACCGGGAGCTTGAGCGGGAGAATATGCCGATTCTGAGACGTTAATGTGTCCGCTCTAGCGActacttcctctctctctctctctctctctctctctctctctctctctctctctctctctcaagaaaaTACATCATAGAGCCCACAGAGGTTCCCTGGAACCCCTCGGGCTCCAGTCAACACCCTGTGAAACCCCCAGAGTAAACCCCTCGGCctatattcacctatttgtattcacctagttgtattcacctagttgtattcacctagttgtgcttgcgggggttgagctctgctctttcggctcgcctctcaactgccagtcaatcaactgttactcacTACTAActaattccctccccccccccacacaccccaggaagcagctccgcaacagctgtctaactcccaggtacctatttactgctaggtaacaggagcatcagtgggtgaaagaaactctggacaTTACACATTCGGGCGCAGTTAAACGGAATCCTACCACATTTGGCATGATGATAGTGGCCTTATAGGAAGAGGATGTGAGCTATAAGCAGCTTCGCCACAGGCAACGATTGTGTCCAGGTCGGGTGTCGGGAGGATTGTGCACGCTGCACCAACGACAATCACACGGAGTGGAGGACTGTGTATAGCGCAGATGTAGTGACTGTAGAGTGTGTGGCGAGATGTGACCCCACAATAATCTGTTTGGCAGGCAGCAGGCGTCAGCTCTTCCTGGAGACCCAGAGAGCAGGGAACAGAGATGGAAAAGGCGACAGGGAAAGGAAGAGCAGGATTCCTTATGAGTGTTCaagcgagggagggggggggggtttagggggGGAGGTTACAGGAAAGAcgagggtaaatactggtttggaaacagggttgttgaatGTTGATTAATGGAATAAAATTACTTGGCAACGTAATAGACGTATGGGCTCGTCGGCTTGTTACAACCTTAGGTTACATTAGACATAGATATACATAAaattgagtttgggtggatataaataggagctgcctcgtatgggtcaatactcctgtagttacctttgttctaatGTGGATGAGGCGTGAAGGAAAGAGTACAGGagtacatgcaggcgatgagtcacaataacgtggctgaagtaagttgaccagaccacacactagaaggtgaagggacgacgacgtttcggtccgtcctggaccattctcaagtcgattgacttgagaaaTGAAAACGTCGACTTGAAAAACTtgaaaacgtcgtcgtcgtcccttcaccttctagtgtgtggtctggtcaacaggagtAAATATTTTGTTTCCAGGCAAGCGTCGTTTGCCTCAAGTCTGGCAAGCGAGGAAGGCGAACCTGTGGGAATACTTGTAGCAGGGAGCGAGGCGCGGCCACACGCCAGCACTAGCCTCCCCCGCAGCGCGACACAGCGGGCTGCCAGCTGGTGACAAATACTGCATGGGGCGCCGCCCCCGTCGTCCCCCAggtcagcccccaacacaacaagcCCCCCTCAACTTTCCACCGGGTTTCCCCCGACCAGTGAACgtgtctgaggggacacagagacagggggtTGATGGCGTAGAAAAGCATCTTTAGCAGGAACATCATTTGGCGGGAAGATGACGTTCAGACAAGAACTATGACTCGAGATCCGTCTTCCGTCGGACACAAGAAAACACACGCtagaatttattattattaacatctttattgacaaaattaattacaattaaagtgaggataatgttggtattcactgtcacgcaggacagagggtcatacacaagacaataggtctaaactgtaggctgaagcacatatatatcatggttacaatcaatgttttacacGCTAGAAGCGCACACGTGGATCCACAACAACAGGCTGACAGGTGAGGCAGAGGAAGCGTTCAGACAATCTAGAAAGACTTTTATAATAGACGAAAGCTTGGCAGACGCATTTTAACGTTGACAAATAATAGGGTTAAGAAGCCAGGTGAGGACAATAGAGTTCCCAGTACCATCAGCTGGGTAGTACTGTACATCTGATATCTGTATGAGTACATAACACTTGGCAGTCATGATTAATAAGGAACTTAGGTCAAGGAACCATTGCATATATATAGATAATAGAGCAATAAAATGGGATATATTTCTAGACTCGTTAGGAATAACGCCTCTAATATCATTCTTTAGTTTTATTTGCCCATGTTAGGCCACAATTAGATGATGAAGTTCAGTACCGCTGAGCCTACTACAGAACGGACACAAATGAACGGAAAAACAGGCAGCGAAGAACGATTATTTTAATCCCAGGAATCACAAATATCCCGTTGGATATTTATCAGTTAGGAAAGCTTTATTTTACTTCCACACAATATGACACGATTTAAGAATATAAAGGAAGAAAGGggatataaatatatcaacacgAAACAAAGAAAATCAATACGATAAGCACAgactcaggaaagacctgggtgaaTACTGGCTTGGAAACCGGGTTGTTCATTTACAGAATAAATTATGGAGTAACGCAGTAGACTTGGGATCGCtgagttgtttcaagcgtaggttacacgcatatatatgaatgagtttgggcggATATAaagagaagctgcctcgtatgggccaataggctttttagagagagagagagagagagagagagagagagagagagagagagagagagagagagagagagagagagagagagagagagagagagagagagagagagagagacacatacATCAGTCatcatcaggacatcacctgcggCAGGTGATAGAGCCCAACAAAGGTCACCTCACTTCCTCTTCCTCAGCCTcacctacacctccccccccccccacaccccacactcctACACCCCCCAAATTACACCATTCTGTGTGCTCGGTGTATCTGCCCCAAGACCTTCTTTTCTACCATTCAACCACATGGGCTGGACGGTACGGATTTTTTGGATTACTGGTTGGCAACTTGTATATCAACTTGTATGGCATTGTGTATGGCAACTTGTATGGCACTTCACACGCATGTAGAGGCAATACTCCACACAGGAAGCGAGTATTTTATACGAGTGGGAAAACTGGAAAATGCCAATTGTCAGTTGTCATTGTCAACTTTTGTCAGTTGTCAGTTGAAATTGTCAATTGGAAATTGTCAGTTGATGAACAACCTCTGAAAGTCCCCCAAGTTCTAAATCCCTATAACCCCAGCGTGGTCAAGGATATGCACCACGAGTGTTGCAGGGTGGTGGATGGTCACGGAGCCTGTGTGTTCTAGCAGCATGCATCACTTATAGGCAATCGATGATGATGGGGTGGCATTAGTGCTGGTAGCCAGTAGGGGTGACCCCCTGacccaccaggtgtgtgtggggtcaaAGCCTAGCCTTGACTACCTGTTGTGTCGTTTCCGTGAATCAATGTTCcctcggcccggtctctgaccaggcctcctggttggtggtctgggtaCTTAATTAGCATATGCCATTTCCATGGTATTACCTCGTTACACTAGAGAGTAGGTAGTCTCTGGGGGTCGTAGGTAGTCTCTGGGGGTCGTAGGTAGTCTCTGCGGGGTCGTAGGTAGTCTCTGGGAGGTCGTAGGTAGTCTCTGGGAGGTCGTAGGTAGTCTCTGGGGGTCGTAGGTAATCTCTGAGGGTCGTAGGTAATCTCTGGGGGTCGTAGGTAGTCTCTGGGGGTCATAGGTAGTCTCTGGGGGTCATAGGTAATCTCTGGGGGTCGTAGGTAGTCTCTGGGAGGTCGTAGGTAGTCTCTGGGGGTCGTAGGTAGTCTCTGGGAGGTCGTAGGTAGTCTCTGGGAGGTCGTAGGTAGTCTCTGGGAGGTCGTAGGTAGTCTCTGGGGGTCGTAGGTAGTCTCTGAGGGTCGTAGGTAATCTCTGGGGGTCGTAGGTAGTCTCTGGGAGGTCGTAGGTAGTCTCTGGGGGTCGTAGGTAGTCTCTGGGGGTCGTAGGTAGTCTCTGGGGGTCGTAGGTAGTCTCTGGGAGGTCGTAGGTAGTCTCTGGGAAGTCATAGGTAGTCTCTGGGGGTCGTAGGTAGTCTCTGGGGGTCATAGGTAGTCTCTGGGGGTCGTAGGTAGTCTCTGGGGGTCGTAGGTAGTCTCTGGAGGTCGTAGGTAGTCTCTGGGGCTCGTAGGTAGTCTCGGGGAGTCGTAGGTAGTCTCTGAGGGTCGTAATTAGTCTCTGGGAATCGTAGGTAGTCTCTGAGGGTCGTAGGTAGTCTCTGGGGGTCGTAGGTAGTCTCTGGGGGTCGTAGGTAGTCTCTGGAGTCGTAGGCTCCTGGATGATACTACACGTCTCCCCCGTATACGGAGTTCTTCATTACTTCTTTCATTCAAAGACCCGCGCAATCCACCTGTAGTGTCTAGCAACTTGTTGATGACCCGCCACACAAGATCGCCCCGTCGTTCCGTCTTAAACAGGTTGTTACAGGATACCTTGACCTtcagaggcgggggggggggagggttgagctctggctctctggtcccgcctctcatctgtcaattaaCCTAAACCCCTAAAGCTTAGACCGAAATGCTTCCAATTACAGGTTTATACTaattactgctgttgttgttgttgtttgagattttagctactcagaacgaagtgtccatgtagcacgggctatggtgagcccgtaaattacTGCTGTCTCACAAAGTTGCTCATGAAGTATATTGCAGTCTTTGAGTCGACTCGAAGGGTTATATATGGTAACTGCTCATACtcttaagttgtatttattattttgaaTAATGTCctggtgatccatcactacatattggtactttctggtgatccatcactacatattggtactttctggtgatccatcactacatattggtactttctgg
This genomic window from Procambarus clarkii isolate CNS0578487 chromosome 1, FALCON_Pclarkii_2.0, whole genome shotgun sequence contains:
- the LOC138362823 gene encoding platelet glycoprotein Ib alpha chain-like, with the protein product MCFATFPRALLYAAGSVGKTCSIIQEPTTPETTYDPQRLPTTPRDYLRPSETTYDSQRLITTLRDYLRLPETTYEPQRLPTTSRDYLRPPETTYDPQRLPMTPRDYLRPPETTYDFPETTYDLPETTYDPQRLPTTPRDYLRPPETTYDLPETTYDPQRLPTTLRDYLRPPETTYDLPETTYDLPETTYDLPETTYDPQRLPTTSQRLPTTPRDYL